From the genome of Ectobacillus sp. JY-23, one region includes:
- a CDS encoding Cof-type HAD-IIB family hydrolase → MIKMFVSDIDGTMMGHGGVIDEQDVLALKQLASEGVVLCFASGRLDNEIASLMKDVATDFHRISVNGVFVYTPTNELLFSAAFEPSILKDLVQITQGSKFIRYVSDEHNYYIEEKTPFVLELEEKATMTSIEMPNLIDEIGVSLHPNKISVGGEEEDLIDLQKQIEQHFSTYVNTFISAKNCLDIVPVNVDKGSSISLLLAQHGLTPHEMACVGDSYNDISMFKLTPHSFAMQIADAEVKQHAQHIVTSVKEAVCYVRKYNKAVLNSDVAN, encoded by the coding sequence GTGATTAAAATGTTTGTAAGTGATATTGATGGTACAATGATGGGTCACGGAGGAGTCATTGACGAGCAAGATGTATTGGCATTAAAGCAATTGGCATCAGAAGGTGTTGTGCTGTGTTTTGCTTCTGGTCGACTCGACAATGAGATTGCTTCCTTAATGAAAGATGTTGCGACAGACTTTCATCGGATTAGCGTCAACGGTGTATTTGTCTATACACCAACCAATGAACTTTTGTTTTCAGCGGCTTTTGAGCCGTCCATTCTAAAAGATTTGGTACAAATCACACAAGGAAGTAAGTTTATACGGTATGTAAGTGATGAACATAATTACTATATAGAAGAGAAAACCCCATTTGTGCTGGAATTAGAAGAAAAAGCAACAATGACATCCATTGAAATGCCTAATCTCATAGATGAAATTGGTGTGTCATTGCATCCTAATAAAATTTCAGTAGGCGGCGAAGAAGAAGATTTAATTGATTTACAAAAACAAATAGAGCAGCACTTTTCAACATATGTTAACACTTTTATTTCGGCCAAAAATTGTTTAGATATCGTTCCAGTCAATGTTGATAAGGGGTCCTCTATCTCGTTGTTACTGGCTCAACATGGCCTTACTCCCCATGAAATGGCTTGTGTTGGGGATTCTTATAATGACATTTCCATGTTTAAACTTACACCACACAGCTTTGCCATGCAGATTGCAGATGCTGAGGTTAAACAACATGCGCAGCATATTGTAACGTCTGTTAAAGAAGCTGTTTGCTACGTTCGTAAATATAACAAGGCTGTGTTAAATTCAGATGTGGCTAATTGA
- the phnF gene encoding phosphonate metabolism transcriptional regulator PhnF: MSINKYSPFPIYYQIQEWVKNQIESGEWKPGDKIPSENELCEKFSVSRMTIRQAVNNLVEQGYLSRKRGIGTFVQLPKVEQRLQSMTGFTEDMKMRGMHPSSTLLSFGIVDASAKIAGKLKIAEGASVYEIRRIRLANQEAIAYETTYLSADVVKDMNETILQHSLYEHLEERLGYKLLRATQTIEASVAGEEEATHLQIAHRAPVLVVEQTSYDEKDLPIEYVKCIYRGDRYKFITTVSRQK, translated from the coding sequence ATGAGCATCAACAAGTATTCTCCATTTCCGATTTATTATCAAATTCAAGAATGGGTTAAAAACCAAATTGAGTCCGGAGAGTGGAAACCGGGAGATAAGATTCCGTCTGAAAATGAGTTATGTGAAAAATTTAGTGTAAGTCGAATGACAATTCGACAAGCTGTCAACAATCTAGTCGAGCAAGGATATCTATCACGAAAAAGAGGAATTGGAACATTTGTACAATTACCAAAAGTGGAACAACGTCTGCAAAGTATGACAGGCTTTACTGAGGATATGAAAATGAGGGGCATGCATCCAAGTAGTACATTGCTTAGCTTCGGCATTGTCGATGCATCTGCTAAAATAGCTGGGAAATTAAAGATAGCTGAAGGAGCTTCCGTATACGAAATTCGTCGTATTCGTTTAGCCAATCAAGAGGCTATTGCTTATGAGACAACATATCTTTCGGCAGATGTTGTTAAAGACATGAATGAAACCATTCTACAGCATTCTTTGTATGAACATTTAGAAGAAAGGCTGGGGTATAAGTTACTTCGTGCTACACAGACAATTGAAGCCTCTGTGGCTGGAGAGGAAGAGGCTACCCATCTGCAAATTGCGCATCGTGCACCAGTTCTCGTTGTTGAGCAAACGTCCTATGATGAAAAAGATTTACCAATCGAATATGTAAAATGCATATATCGGGGTGATCGTTATAAATTTATTACAACCGTCTCTCGACAGAAATAG
- the nagB gene encoding glucosamine-6-phosphate deaminase yields MKILTVNSNEELAKAGYDWIVEVLRTQSTPVLGMATGSSPMGIYKLMRENHLDVSHTVTVNLDEYINVPANHENSYHYFMKKQLFEHISFKKSFLPNGMASNLQEECLRYEQILDEYPVDLQILGIGENGHIGFNEPGTSFSSRTHVIQLTESTRRANRRFFEHERDVPTHAITMGIASIMKAKRIMLLAMGTAKASAIRELLEGPITEDCPATILREHPDVLIITDQQALSLCSEESLYEHQQVFSISDLLSNSRMG; encoded by the coding sequence ATGAAGATACTTACAGTAAATTCAAATGAAGAGTTAGCAAAAGCGGGTTATGATTGGATAGTAGAAGTACTACGTACACAATCTACTCCAGTTTTAGGAATGGCTACAGGTAGTTCTCCAATGGGGATATATAAACTGATGAGAGAAAATCATCTTGATGTAAGCCATACAGTCACGGTAAACTTAGATGAGTATATAAATGTGCCTGCCAATCATGAAAATAGCTACCATTATTTTATGAAGAAACAACTATTTGAGCATATCTCGTTCAAAAAAAGTTTTCTGCCAAATGGAATGGCGTCGAACTTACAGGAAGAGTGCCTACGCTATGAACAGATATTAGATGAGTATCCAGTTGATTTGCAAATACTAGGCATTGGAGAAAATGGACATATTGGTTTTAATGAACCAGGTACGTCATTTTCTTCACGAACACATGTTATCCAATTGACAGAATCAACAAGACGCGCAAATCGTCGTTTTTTTGAACATGAACGCGATGTGCCGACGCATGCTATTACAATGGGAATTGCATCAATTATGAAAGCAAAGCGAATTATGTTGCTAGCTATGGGTACTGCTAAAGCATCAGCAATCCGAGAACTGTTGGAAGGCCCTATAACGGAGGACTGCCCTGCAACTATACTTCGCGAACATCCCGATGTGCTTATCATCACTGATCAGCAGGCTTTATCTTTATGTAGTGAGGAGAGTTTGTATGAGCATCAACAAGTATTCTCCATTTCCGATTTATTATCAAATTCAAGAATGGGTTAA